The following proteins are encoded in a genomic region of Ovis canadensis isolate MfBH-ARS-UI-01 breed Bighorn chromosome 12, ARS-UI_OviCan_v2, whole genome shotgun sequence:
- the DVL1 gene encoding segment polarity protein dishevelled homolog DVL-1 isoform X5: MAETKIIYHMDEEETPYLVKLPVAPERVTLADFKNVLSNRPVHAYKFFFKSMDQDFGVVKEEISDDNAKLPCFNGRVVSWLVLAEGAHSDAGSQGTDGHTDLPPPLERTGGIGDSRPPSFHPNVAGSRDGMDNETGTESLVSHRRERARRRNREEAARTNGHPRGDRRRDLGLPPDSASTVLSSELESSSFIDSDEDDNTSRLSSSTEQSTSSRLIRKHKRRRRKQRLRQTDRASSFSSITDSTMSLNIITVTLNMERHHFLGISIVGQSNDRGDGGIYIGSIMKGGAVAADGRIEPGDMLLQVNDVNFENMSNDDAVRVLREIVSQTGPISLTVAKCWDPTPRSYFTIPRADPVRPIDPAAWLSHTAALTGALPRYGTSPCSSAVTRTSSSSLTSSVPGAPQLEEAPLTVKSDMGAVVRVMQLPDSGLEIRDRMWLKITIANAVIGADVVDWLYAHLEGFRERREARKYASSMLKRGFLRHTVNKVTFSEQCYYVFGDLCSNLAALNLNSGSSGASDQDTLAPLPHPAAPWPLGQGYPYQYPGPPPCFPPAYQDPGFGYGSGSAGSQQSEGSKSSGSTRSAGGSSRRALGREKESRSAGAGGSGNESDHTAPSGAGGSGWRERPPSQLSRGSSPRSQASAAAPGLPPLHPLTKAYSVVGGPPGGPPVRELASVPPELTGSRQSFQKAMGNPCEFFVDIM, encoded by the exons GGTTGTAAAGGAGGAGATTTCTGATGATAATGCCAAGCTGCCCTGCTTCAACGGCCGTGTGGTCTCCTGG CTGGTCCTGGCTGAGGGTGCGCACTCGGATGCAGGGTCTCAGGGCACTGATGGACACACAGACCTGCCCCCGCCTCTTGAGCGGACAGGCGGCATCGGGGACTCCCGGCCTCCCTCCTTCCA CCCGAATGTGGCCGGCAGCCGCGACGGGATGGATAACGAGACCGGCACGGAGTCACTGGTCAGCCACCGGCGGGAGCGAGCCCGACGCCGGAACCGTGAAGAGG CAGCCCGGACCAATGGGCACCCAAGGGGGGACCGGCGGCGGGACCTGGGGCTGCCCCCTGACAGTGCGTCCACCGTGCTGAGCAGTGAACTTGAGTCCAGCAGCTTCATCGACTCGGATGAAGATGACAACACAAGCCg GCTGAGTAGCTCCACGGAGCAGAGCACCTCCTCCAGGCTCATCCGGAAACACAAGCGCCGGCGGCGGAAACAGCGCCTGCGGCAGACAGACCGG GCTTCCTCTTTCAGCAGCATCACGGACTCCACCATGTCCCTCAACATCATCACCGTCACACTCAACATGG AGAGGCACCACTTCCTGGGCATCAGCATCGTGGGCCAGAGCAATGACCGGGGCGACGGTGGCATCTACATCGGCTCCATCATGAAGGGTGGGGCTGTTGCTGCTGATGGCCGCATCGAGCCGGGCGACATGCTGCTGCAG GTGAACGACGTCAACTTTGAGAACATGAGCAACGATGATGCTGTGCGGGTCCTGCGGGAGATCGTGTCCCAGACGGG GCCCATCAGCCTCACGGTGGCCAAGTGCTGGGACCCAACGCCCCGCAGCTACTTCACCATCCCGAGGG CGGATCCAGTTCGGCCCATCGACCCAGCTGCCTGGCTGTCCCACACGGCAGCGTTGACGGGAGCCCTGCCCCGCTATGGTACGAGCCCCTGCTCCAGCGCCGTCACGCGCACCAGCTCCTCCTCACTAACCAGCTCTGTGCCTGGCGCTCCGC AGCTGGAGGAGGCACCGCTGACGGTGAAGAGCGACATGGGTGCTGTCGTCCGGGTCATGCAGCTGCCGGACTCAGGCCTGGAGATCCGGGACCGCATGTGGCTCAAGATCACCATCGCCAATGCCGTCATTG GGGCAGATGTGGTGGACTGGCTGTACGCGCACCTGGAGGGCTTCCGTGAGCGGCGGGAGGCGCGCAAGTACGCCAGCAGCATGCTGAAGCGTGGCTTCCTGCGGCATACAGTCAACAAGGTCACCTTCTCAGAGCAGTGCTACTACGTCTTCGGGGACCTGTGCAGCA ATCTTGCTGCCCTGAACCTCAACAGCGGCTCCAGTGGGGCCTCTGATCAGGACACGCTGGCCCCACTGCCCCACCCAGCTGCCCCCTGGCCCCTGGGTCAGGGCTACCCCTACCAGTACCCAGGGCCCCCGCCCTGCTTCCCGCCCGCATACCAGGACCCTGGCTTCGGCTACGGCAGCGGCAGTGCCGGGAGTCAGCAGAGTGAAG GAAGCAAAAGCAGTGGGTCCACCCGGAGTGCTGGCGGGAGCAGCCGTCGGGCCCTGGGCCGCGAGAAGGAGAGCCGGTCAGCTGGAGCTGGGGGCAGTGGCAACGAGTCAGACCACACGGCACCAAGCGGGGCGGGTGGCAGTGGCTGGCGGGAGCGTCCGCCTAGCCAGCTCAGCCGTGGCAGCAGCCCGCGCAGCCAGGCCTCAGCCGCCGCCCCAGGGCTCCCCCCACTGCACCCACTGACAAAGGCCTACTCAGTGGTGGGTGGGCCACCTGGGGGGCCACCTGTCCGGGAGCTGGCCTCTGTCCCACCAGAGCTGACGGGCAGCCGCCAGTCCTTCCAGAAGGCCATGGGGAACCCCTGTGAGTTCTTCGTGGATATCATGTGA
- the DVL1 gene encoding segment polarity protein dishevelled homolog DVL-1 isoform X11 produces MAETKIIYHMDEEETPYLVKLPVAPERVTLADFKNVLSNRPVHAYKFFFKSMDQDFGVVKEEISDDNAKLPCFNGRVVSWLVLAEGAHSDAGSQGTDGHTDLPPPLERTGGIGDSRPPSFHRDGMDNETGTESLVSHRRERARRRNREEAARTNGHPRGDRRRDLGLPPDSASTVLSSELESSSFIDSDEDDNTSRLSSSTEQSTSSRLIRKHKRRRRKQRLRQTDRASSFSSITDSTMSLNIITVTLNMERHHFLGISIVGQSNDRGDGGIYIGSIMKGGAVAADGRIEPGDMLLQVNDVNFENMSNDDAVRVLREIVSQTGPISLTVAKCWDPTPRSYFTIPRADPVRPIDPAAWLSHTAALTGALPRYELEEAPLTVKSDMGAVVRVMQLPDSGLEIRDRMWLKITIANAVIGADVVDWLYAHLEGFRERREARKYASSMLKRGFLRHTVNKVTFSEQCYYVFGDLCSNLAALNLNSGSSGASDQDTLAPLPHPAAPWPLGQGYPYQYPGPPPCFPPAYQDPGFGYGSGSAGSQQSEGSKSSGSTRSAGGSSRRALGREKESRSAGAGGSGNESDHTAPSGAGGSGWRERPPSQLSRGSSPRSQASAAAPGLPPLHPLTKAYSVVGGPPGGPPVRELASVPPELTGSRQSFQKAMGNPCEFFVDIM; encoded by the exons GGTTGTAAAGGAGGAGATTTCTGATGATAATGCCAAGCTGCCCTGCTTCAACGGCCGTGTGGTCTCCTGG CTGGTCCTGGCTGAGGGTGCGCACTCGGATGCAGGGTCTCAGGGCACTGATGGACACACAGACCTGCCCCCGCCTCTTGAGCGGACAGGCGGCATCGGGGACTCCCGGCCTCCCTCCTTCCA CCGCGACGGGATGGATAACGAGACCGGCACGGAGTCACTGGTCAGCCACCGGCGGGAGCGAGCCCGACGCCGGAACCGTGAAGAGG CAGCCCGGACCAATGGGCACCCAAGGGGGGACCGGCGGCGGGACCTGGGGCTGCCCCCTGACAGTGCGTCCACCGTGCTGAGCAGTGAACTTGAGTCCAGCAGCTTCATCGACTCGGATGAAGATGACAACACAAGCCg GCTGAGTAGCTCCACGGAGCAGAGCACCTCCTCCAGGCTCATCCGGAAACACAAGCGCCGGCGGCGGAAACAGCGCCTGCGGCAGACAGACCGG GCTTCCTCTTTCAGCAGCATCACGGACTCCACCATGTCCCTCAACATCATCACCGTCACACTCAACATGG AGAGGCACCACTTCCTGGGCATCAGCATCGTGGGCCAGAGCAATGACCGGGGCGACGGTGGCATCTACATCGGCTCCATCATGAAGGGTGGGGCTGTTGCTGCTGATGGCCGCATCGAGCCGGGCGACATGCTGCTGCAG GTGAACGACGTCAACTTTGAGAACATGAGCAACGATGATGCTGTGCGGGTCCTGCGGGAGATCGTGTCCCAGACGGG GCCCATCAGCCTCACGGTGGCCAAGTGCTGGGACCCAACGCCCCGCAGCTACTTCACCATCCCGAGGG CGGATCCAGTTCGGCCCATCGACCCAGCTGCCTGGCTGTCCCACACGGCAGCGTTGACGGGAGCCCTGCCCCGCTATG AGCTGGAGGAGGCACCGCTGACGGTGAAGAGCGACATGGGTGCTGTCGTCCGGGTCATGCAGCTGCCGGACTCAGGCCTGGAGATCCGGGACCGCATGTGGCTCAAGATCACCATCGCCAATGCCGTCATTG GGGCAGATGTGGTGGACTGGCTGTACGCGCACCTGGAGGGCTTCCGTGAGCGGCGGGAGGCGCGCAAGTACGCCAGCAGCATGCTGAAGCGTGGCTTCCTGCGGCATACAGTCAACAAGGTCACCTTCTCAGAGCAGTGCTACTACGTCTTCGGGGACCTGTGCAGCA ATCTTGCTGCCCTGAACCTCAACAGCGGCTCCAGTGGGGCCTCTGATCAGGACACGCTGGCCCCACTGCCCCACCCAGCTGCCCCCTGGCCCCTGGGTCAGGGCTACCCCTACCAGTACCCAGGGCCCCCGCCCTGCTTCCCGCCCGCATACCAGGACCCTGGCTTCGGCTACGGCAGCGGCAGTGCCGGGAGTCAGCAGAGTGAAG GAAGCAAAAGCAGTGGGTCCACCCGGAGTGCTGGCGGGAGCAGCCGTCGGGCCCTGGGCCGCGAGAAGGAGAGCCGGTCAGCTGGAGCTGGGGGCAGTGGCAACGAGTCAGACCACACGGCACCAAGCGGGGCGGGTGGCAGTGGCTGGCGGGAGCGTCCGCCTAGCCAGCTCAGCCGTGGCAGCAGCCCGCGCAGCCAGGCCTCAGCCGCCGCCCCAGGGCTCCCCCCACTGCACCCACTGACAAAGGCCTACTCAGTGGTGGGTGGGCCACCTGGGGGGCCACCTGTCCGGGAGCTGGCCTCTGTCCCACCAGAGCTGACGGGCAGCCGCCAGTCCTTCCAGAAGGCCATGGGGAACCCCTGTGAGTTCTTCGTGGATATCATGTGA
- the DVL1 gene encoding segment polarity protein dishevelled homolog DVL-1 isoform X7, with product MAETKIIYHMDEEETPYLVKLPVAPERVTLADFKNVLSNRPVHAYKFFFKSMDQDFGVVKEEISDDNAKLPCFNGRVVSWLVLAEGAHSDAGSQGTDGHTDLPPPLERTGGIGDSRPPSFHRDGMDNETGTESLVSHRRERARRRNREEAARTNGHPRGDRRRDLGLPPDSASTVLSSELESSSFIDSDEDDNTSRLSSSTEQSTSSRLIRKHKRRRRKQRLRQTDRASSFSSITDSTMSLNIITVTLNMERHHFLGISIVGQSNDRGDGGIYIGSIMKGGAVAADGRIEPGDMLLQVNDVNFENMSNDDAVRVLREIVSQTGPISLTVAKCWDPTPRSYFTIPRADPVRPIDPAAWLSHTAALTGALPRYGTSPCSSAVTRTSSSSLTSSVPGAPQLEEAPLTVKSDMGAVVRVMQLPDSGLEIRDRMWLKITIANAVIGADVVDWLYAHLEGFRERREARKYASSMLKRGFLRHTVNKVTFSEQCYYVFGDLCSNLAALNLNSGSSGASDQDTLAPLPHPAAPWPLGQGYPYQYPGPPPCFPPAYQDPGFGYGSGSAGSQQSEGSKSSGSTRSAGGSSRRALGREKESRSAGAGGSGNESDHTAPSGAGGSGWRERPPSQLSRGSSPRSQASAAAPGLPPLHPLTKAYSVVGGPPGGPPVRELASVPPELTGSRQSFQKAMGNPCEFFVDIM from the exons GGTTGTAAAGGAGGAGATTTCTGATGATAATGCCAAGCTGCCCTGCTTCAACGGCCGTGTGGTCTCCTGG CTGGTCCTGGCTGAGGGTGCGCACTCGGATGCAGGGTCTCAGGGCACTGATGGACACACAGACCTGCCCCCGCCTCTTGAGCGGACAGGCGGCATCGGGGACTCCCGGCCTCCCTCCTTCCA CCGCGACGGGATGGATAACGAGACCGGCACGGAGTCACTGGTCAGCCACCGGCGGGAGCGAGCCCGACGCCGGAACCGTGAAGAGG CAGCCCGGACCAATGGGCACCCAAGGGGGGACCGGCGGCGGGACCTGGGGCTGCCCCCTGACAGTGCGTCCACCGTGCTGAGCAGTGAACTTGAGTCCAGCAGCTTCATCGACTCGGATGAAGATGACAACACAAGCCg GCTGAGTAGCTCCACGGAGCAGAGCACCTCCTCCAGGCTCATCCGGAAACACAAGCGCCGGCGGCGGAAACAGCGCCTGCGGCAGACAGACCGG GCTTCCTCTTTCAGCAGCATCACGGACTCCACCATGTCCCTCAACATCATCACCGTCACACTCAACATGG AGAGGCACCACTTCCTGGGCATCAGCATCGTGGGCCAGAGCAATGACCGGGGCGACGGTGGCATCTACATCGGCTCCATCATGAAGGGTGGGGCTGTTGCTGCTGATGGCCGCATCGAGCCGGGCGACATGCTGCTGCAG GTGAACGACGTCAACTTTGAGAACATGAGCAACGATGATGCTGTGCGGGTCCTGCGGGAGATCGTGTCCCAGACGGG GCCCATCAGCCTCACGGTGGCCAAGTGCTGGGACCCAACGCCCCGCAGCTACTTCACCATCCCGAGGG CGGATCCAGTTCGGCCCATCGACCCAGCTGCCTGGCTGTCCCACACGGCAGCGTTGACGGGAGCCCTGCCCCGCTATGGTACGAGCCCCTGCTCCAGCGCCGTCACGCGCACCAGCTCCTCCTCACTAACCAGCTCTGTGCCTGGCGCTCCGC AGCTGGAGGAGGCACCGCTGACGGTGAAGAGCGACATGGGTGCTGTCGTCCGGGTCATGCAGCTGCCGGACTCAGGCCTGGAGATCCGGGACCGCATGTGGCTCAAGATCACCATCGCCAATGCCGTCATTG GGGCAGATGTGGTGGACTGGCTGTACGCGCACCTGGAGGGCTTCCGTGAGCGGCGGGAGGCGCGCAAGTACGCCAGCAGCATGCTGAAGCGTGGCTTCCTGCGGCATACAGTCAACAAGGTCACCTTCTCAGAGCAGTGCTACTACGTCTTCGGGGACCTGTGCAGCA ATCTTGCTGCCCTGAACCTCAACAGCGGCTCCAGTGGGGCCTCTGATCAGGACACGCTGGCCCCACTGCCCCACCCAGCTGCCCCCTGGCCCCTGGGTCAGGGCTACCCCTACCAGTACCCAGGGCCCCCGCCCTGCTTCCCGCCCGCATACCAGGACCCTGGCTTCGGCTACGGCAGCGGCAGTGCCGGGAGTCAGCAGAGTGAAG GAAGCAAAAGCAGTGGGTCCACCCGGAGTGCTGGCGGGAGCAGCCGTCGGGCCCTGGGCCGCGAGAAGGAGAGCCGGTCAGCTGGAGCTGGGGGCAGTGGCAACGAGTCAGACCACACGGCACCAAGCGGGGCGGGTGGCAGTGGCTGGCGGGAGCGTCCGCCTAGCCAGCTCAGCCGTGGCAGCAGCCCGCGCAGCCAGGCCTCAGCCGCCGCCCCAGGGCTCCCCCCACTGCACCCACTGACAAAGGCCTACTCAGTGGTGGGTGGGCCACCTGGGGGGCCACCTGTCCGGGAGCTGGCCTCTGTCCCACCAGAGCTGACGGGCAGCCGCCAGTCCTTCCAGAAGGCCATGGGGAACCCCTGTGAGTTCTTCGTGGATATCATGTGA
- the DVL1 gene encoding segment polarity protein dishevelled homolog DVL-1 isoform X9 has protein sequence MAETKIIYHMDEEETPYLVKLPVAPERVTLADFKNVLSNRPVHAYKFFFKSMDQDFGVVKEEISDDNAKLPCFNGRVVSWLVLAEGAHSDAGSQGTDGHTDLPPPLERTGGIGDSRPPSFHPNVAGSRDGMDNETGTESLVSHRRERARRRNREEAARTNGHPRGDRRRDLGLPPDSASTVLSSELESSSFIDSDEDDNTSRLSSSTEQSTSSRLIRKHKRRRRKQRLRQTDRASSFSSITDSTMSLNIITVTLNMERHHFLGISIVGQSNDRGDGGIYIGSIMKGGAVAADGRIEPGDMLLQVNDVNFENMSNDDAVRVLREIVSQTGPISLTVAKCWDPTPRSYFTIPRADPVRPIDPAAWLSHTAALTGALPRYELEEAPLTVKSDMGAVVRVMQLPDSGLEIRDRMWLKITIANAVIGADVVDWLYAHLEGFRERREARKYASSMLKRGFLRHTVNKVTFSEQCYYVFGDLCSNLAALNLNSGSSGASDQDTLAPLPHPAAPWPLGQGYPYQYPGPPPCFPPAYQDPGFGYGSGSAGSQQSEGSKSSGSTRSAGGSSRRALGREKESRSAGAGGSGNESDHTAPSGAGGSGWRERPPSQLSRGSSPRSQASAAAPGLPPLHPLTKAYSVVGGPPGGPPVRELASVPPELTGSRQSFQKAMGNPCEFFVDIM, from the exons GGTTGTAAAGGAGGAGATTTCTGATGATAATGCCAAGCTGCCCTGCTTCAACGGCCGTGTGGTCTCCTGG CTGGTCCTGGCTGAGGGTGCGCACTCGGATGCAGGGTCTCAGGGCACTGATGGACACACAGACCTGCCCCCGCCTCTTGAGCGGACAGGCGGCATCGGGGACTCCCGGCCTCCCTCCTTCCA CCCGAATGTGGCCGGCAGCCGCGACGGGATGGATAACGAGACCGGCACGGAGTCACTGGTCAGCCACCGGCGGGAGCGAGCCCGACGCCGGAACCGTGAAGAGG CAGCCCGGACCAATGGGCACCCAAGGGGGGACCGGCGGCGGGACCTGGGGCTGCCCCCTGACAGTGCGTCCACCGTGCTGAGCAGTGAACTTGAGTCCAGCAGCTTCATCGACTCGGATGAAGATGACAACACAAGCCg GCTGAGTAGCTCCACGGAGCAGAGCACCTCCTCCAGGCTCATCCGGAAACACAAGCGCCGGCGGCGGAAACAGCGCCTGCGGCAGACAGACCGG GCTTCCTCTTTCAGCAGCATCACGGACTCCACCATGTCCCTCAACATCATCACCGTCACACTCAACATGG AGAGGCACCACTTCCTGGGCATCAGCATCGTGGGCCAGAGCAATGACCGGGGCGACGGTGGCATCTACATCGGCTCCATCATGAAGGGTGGGGCTGTTGCTGCTGATGGCCGCATCGAGCCGGGCGACATGCTGCTGCAG GTGAACGACGTCAACTTTGAGAACATGAGCAACGATGATGCTGTGCGGGTCCTGCGGGAGATCGTGTCCCAGACGGG GCCCATCAGCCTCACGGTGGCCAAGTGCTGGGACCCAACGCCCCGCAGCTACTTCACCATCCCGAGGG CGGATCCAGTTCGGCCCATCGACCCAGCTGCCTGGCTGTCCCACACGGCAGCGTTGACGGGAGCCCTGCCCCGCTATG AGCTGGAGGAGGCACCGCTGACGGTGAAGAGCGACATGGGTGCTGTCGTCCGGGTCATGCAGCTGCCGGACTCAGGCCTGGAGATCCGGGACCGCATGTGGCTCAAGATCACCATCGCCAATGCCGTCATTG GGGCAGATGTGGTGGACTGGCTGTACGCGCACCTGGAGGGCTTCCGTGAGCGGCGGGAGGCGCGCAAGTACGCCAGCAGCATGCTGAAGCGTGGCTTCCTGCGGCATACAGTCAACAAGGTCACCTTCTCAGAGCAGTGCTACTACGTCTTCGGGGACCTGTGCAGCA ATCTTGCTGCCCTGAACCTCAACAGCGGCTCCAGTGGGGCCTCTGATCAGGACACGCTGGCCCCACTGCCCCACCCAGCTGCCCCCTGGCCCCTGGGTCAGGGCTACCCCTACCAGTACCCAGGGCCCCCGCCCTGCTTCCCGCCCGCATACCAGGACCCTGGCTTCGGCTACGGCAGCGGCAGTGCCGGGAGTCAGCAGAGTGAAG GAAGCAAAAGCAGTGGGTCCACCCGGAGTGCTGGCGGGAGCAGCCGTCGGGCCCTGGGCCGCGAGAAGGAGAGCCGGTCAGCTGGAGCTGGGGGCAGTGGCAACGAGTCAGACCACACGGCACCAAGCGGGGCGGGTGGCAGTGGCTGGCGGGAGCGTCCGCCTAGCCAGCTCAGCCGTGGCAGCAGCCCGCGCAGCCAGGCCTCAGCCGCCGCCCCAGGGCTCCCCCCACTGCACCCACTGACAAAGGCCTACTCAGTGGTGGGTGGGCCACCTGGGGGGCCACCTGTCCGGGAGCTGGCCTCTGTCCCACCAGAGCTGACGGGCAGCCGCCAGTCCTTCCAGAAGGCCATGGGGAACCCCTGTGAGTTCTTCGTGGATATCATGTGA
- the DVL1 gene encoding segment polarity protein dishevelled homolog DVL-1 isoform X4, which yields MAETKIIYHMDEEETPYLVKLPVAPERVTLADFKNVLSNRPVHAYKFFFKSMDQDFGVVKEEISDDNAKLPCFNGRVVSWLVLAEGAHSDAGSQGTDGHTDLPPPLERTGGIGDSRPPSFHPNVAGSRDGMDNETGTESLVSHRRERARRRNREEAARTNGHPRGDRRRDLGLPPDSASTVLSSELESSSFIDSDEDDNTSRLSSSTEQSTSSRLIRKHKRRRRKQRLRQTDRASSFSSITDSTMSLNIITVTLNMERHHFLGISIVGQSNDRGDGGIYIGSIMKGGAVAADGRIEPGDMLLQVNDVNFENMSNDDAVRVLREIVSQTGPISLTVAKCWDPTPRSYFTIPRADPVRPIDPAAWLSHTAALTGALPRYELEEAPLTVKSDMGAVVRVMQLPDSGLEIRDRMWLKITIANAVIGADVVDWLYAHLEGFRERREARKYASSMLKRGFLRHTVNKVTFSEQCYYVFGDLCSSEWGCGAKSQTGRPPSPPLPALPLPSPLADLAALNLNSGSSGASDQDTLAPLPHPAAPWPLGQGYPYQYPGPPPCFPPAYQDPGFGYGSGSAGSQQSEGSKSSGSTRSAGGSSRRALGREKESRSAGAGGSGNESDHTAPSGAGGSGWRERPPSQLSRGSSPRSQASAAAPGLPPLHPLTKAYSVVGGPPGGPPVRELASVPPELTGSRQSFQKAMGNPCEFFVDIM from the exons GGTTGTAAAGGAGGAGATTTCTGATGATAATGCCAAGCTGCCCTGCTTCAACGGCCGTGTGGTCTCCTGG CTGGTCCTGGCTGAGGGTGCGCACTCGGATGCAGGGTCTCAGGGCACTGATGGACACACAGACCTGCCCCCGCCTCTTGAGCGGACAGGCGGCATCGGGGACTCCCGGCCTCCCTCCTTCCA CCCGAATGTGGCCGGCAGCCGCGACGGGATGGATAACGAGACCGGCACGGAGTCACTGGTCAGCCACCGGCGGGAGCGAGCCCGACGCCGGAACCGTGAAGAGG CAGCCCGGACCAATGGGCACCCAAGGGGGGACCGGCGGCGGGACCTGGGGCTGCCCCCTGACAGTGCGTCCACCGTGCTGAGCAGTGAACTTGAGTCCAGCAGCTTCATCGACTCGGATGAAGATGACAACACAAGCCg GCTGAGTAGCTCCACGGAGCAGAGCACCTCCTCCAGGCTCATCCGGAAACACAAGCGCCGGCGGCGGAAACAGCGCCTGCGGCAGACAGACCGG GCTTCCTCTTTCAGCAGCATCACGGACTCCACCATGTCCCTCAACATCATCACCGTCACACTCAACATGG AGAGGCACCACTTCCTGGGCATCAGCATCGTGGGCCAGAGCAATGACCGGGGCGACGGTGGCATCTACATCGGCTCCATCATGAAGGGTGGGGCTGTTGCTGCTGATGGCCGCATCGAGCCGGGCGACATGCTGCTGCAG GTGAACGACGTCAACTTTGAGAACATGAGCAACGATGATGCTGTGCGGGTCCTGCGGGAGATCGTGTCCCAGACGGG GCCCATCAGCCTCACGGTGGCCAAGTGCTGGGACCCAACGCCCCGCAGCTACTTCACCATCCCGAGGG CGGATCCAGTTCGGCCCATCGACCCAGCTGCCTGGCTGTCCCACACGGCAGCGTTGACGGGAGCCCTGCCCCGCTATG AGCTGGAGGAGGCACCGCTGACGGTGAAGAGCGACATGGGTGCTGTCGTCCGGGTCATGCAGCTGCCGGACTCAGGCCTGGAGATCCGGGACCGCATGTGGCTCAAGATCACCATCGCCAATGCCGTCATTG GGGCAGATGTGGTGGACTGGCTGTACGCGCACCTGGAGGGCTTCCGTGAGCGGCGGGAGGCGCGCAAGTACGCCAGCAGCATGCTGAAGCGTGGCTTCCTGCGGCATACAGTCAACAAGGTCACCTTCTCAGAGCAGTGCTACTACGTCTTCGGGGACCTGTGCAGCAGTGAGTGGGGCTGCGGAGCGAAGTCCCAGACGGGAAGGCCGCCCTCCCCACCCTTACCCGcactccctctgccctcccctctcgCAGATCTTGCTGCCCTGAACCTCAACAGCGGCTCCAGTGGGGCCTCTGATCAGGACACGCTGGCCCCACTGCCCCACCCAGCTGCCCCCTGGCCCCTGGGTCAGGGCTACCCCTACCAGTACCCAGGGCCCCCGCCCTGCTTCCCGCCCGCATACCAGGACCCTGGCTTCGGCTACGGCAGCGGCAGTGCCGGGAGTCAGCAGAGTGAAG GAAGCAAAAGCAGTGGGTCCACCCGGAGTGCTGGCGGGAGCAGCCGTCGGGCCCTGGGCCGCGAGAAGGAGAGCCGGTCAGCTGGAGCTGGGGGCAGTGGCAACGAGTCAGACCACACGGCACCAAGCGGGGCGGGTGGCAGTGGCTGGCGGGAGCGTCCGCCTAGCCAGCTCAGCCGTGGCAGCAGCCCGCGCAGCCAGGCCTCAGCCGCCGCCCCAGGGCTCCCCCCACTGCACCCACTGACAAAGGCCTACTCAGTGGTGGGTGGGCCACCTGGGGGGCCACCTGTCCGGGAGCTGGCCTCTGTCCCACCAGAGCTGACGGGCAGCCGCCAGTCCTTCCAGAAGGCCATGGGGAACCCCTGTGAGTTCTTCGTGGATATCATGTGA